The Yersinia intermedia genome window below encodes:
- a CDS encoding ABC transporter substrate-binding protein, whose amino-acid sequence MLKTLSLILLLLVATNATAVNVEVLHYWTSSSEQAALLSVKQALAKKGDNWQDFAVAGGAGESAYSVLQTRAIAGNPPGAALLEGKAIEEWARLGFLSSPYTPEQTVEWDQVLPLAIKTNIKYRGEYVAVPVNIHRINWMWINPKPFAKLKLAVPTTWDEFFAVADKLQAAGYIPLAHGGQAWQDATVFENLLLGMEGGEFYRQVFMEQRSSAITSEKMVRVLEEFRKLKGYIDPDAANRPWHESVEMLRSGKAAMMIMGDWAKGEMMQDGDHPGQAFLCVVAPGTQGYFIYNTDSFAILQQNGNPVVVSGQRHLADVLMDKQFQVTFNKLKGSIPARMDVSLQDFDSCAQQSGKAFREAEASGKLLPSMAHSMATDAQTKEIFFHVLNSFFIHPEQTPQQAVQQLNTALIAVKS is encoded by the coding sequence ATGTTAAAGACGCTATCTCTTATTCTTCTGCTGCTGGTCGCGACCAATGCCACCGCCGTTAACGTTGAAGTCCTGCATTATTGGACCTCATCCAGTGAGCAGGCGGCACTATTATCGGTAAAACAGGCGCTGGCCAAAAAAGGGGATAATTGGCAAGATTTTGCCGTTGCTGGTGGTGCAGGAGAGAGTGCATACAGTGTATTGCAAACGCGTGCTATTGCCGGTAACCCGCCTGGGGCGGCTTTACTGGAAGGTAAGGCCATTGAGGAGTGGGCCAGACTGGGGTTTCTCTCCAGCCCTTATACGCCGGAGCAAACCGTTGAATGGGATCAGGTTTTGCCTCTCGCCATCAAAACCAACATTAAATATCGTGGTGAGTATGTTGCCGTGCCGGTAAACATACATCGTATCAATTGGATGTGGATTAACCCGAAACCTTTCGCCAAATTGAAATTAGCCGTACCTACCACATGGGATGAATTTTTTGCTGTAGCCGATAAGCTACAAGCTGCCGGGTACATTCCATTGGCACATGGCGGGCAGGCATGGCAGGACGCCACGGTATTTGAGAATCTGCTGTTAGGCATGGAAGGCGGAGAATTCTATCGCCAGGTGTTTATGGAACAGCGCAGTAGTGCCATCACCAGTGAGAAGATGGTGCGAGTGCTGGAAGAGTTTCGCAAGCTGAAAGGTTATATCGATCCCGATGCAGCCAACCGTCCGTGGCATGAGTCAGTAGAAATGCTGCGCAGTGGTAAAGCTGCCATGATGATTATGGGCGACTGGGCCAAAGGCGAGATGATGCAGGATGGTGATCATCCTGGCCAAGCGTTTTTGTGTGTGGTGGCTCCCGGTACTCAGGGCTATTTTATTTATAACACGGACAGTTTTGCTATTTTGCAGCAAAACGGTAATCCAGTCGTAGTATCGGGCCAGCGCCATTTGGCTGATGTACTGATGGACAAGCAATTTCAGGTTACTTTTAATAAACTAAAAGGTTCGATCCCCGCCCGAATGGATGTTTCTTTGCAGGATTTTGACTCCTGCGCGCAGCAGTCAGGCAAGGCGTTCCGTGAGGCGGAGGCCTCGGGTAAATTGCTACCAAGTATGGCGCATTCGATGGCGACAGATGCACAAACCAAAGAGATCTTCTTCCACGTACTGAACTCCTTTTTTATCCATCCAGAGCAGACTCCACAACAGGCTGTGCAGCAGCTCAATACTGCCTTAATCGCGGTGAAATCTTAA
- a CDS encoding aldo/keto reductase family oxidoreductase — protein sequence MSQRILTYRLGDRQINRLGYGAMQLAGPGVFGPPANESQAIQVLRDAIESGVQHIDTSDFYGPHITNKLIKRALHPYPHDLCIVTKVGALRDKTGNWLPAFSADELTRAVEDNLRHLGLDVLEVVNLRSMFAIHQPAEGSLAAPLETLVKLQARGLIRHIGLSNVTAKQVADAQKITPIACVQNLYNLANRDDDALVDKLAAQNIAWVPFFPLGGFTPLQSTQLSEVAQSLGATPMQVALAWLLQRSPNIMLITGTSSPQHLQENLASAELILSAEVVEKLNSIG from the coding sequence ATGTCACAACGTATTCTTACTTATCGACTTGGCGATCGGCAGATTAATCGCCTCGGCTATGGTGCAATGCAACTGGCTGGCCCAGGCGTATTTGGCCCACCCGCGAATGAATCTCAGGCAATTCAGGTGTTGCGCGACGCCATCGAATCAGGGGTTCAACATATTGATACCAGTGATTTTTATGGGCCGCATATTACTAACAAATTAATTAAACGTGCCCTCCATCCTTATCCTCATGATCTGTGTATTGTCACCAAAGTGGGCGCACTACGCGATAAGACGGGGAACTGGCTACCGGCATTCAGCGCCGATGAACTCACCCGCGCGGTCGAAGATAATCTGCGTCACCTTGGGCTTGACGTGTTGGAAGTCGTGAATTTGCGTAGCATGTTTGCCATCCACCAACCGGCAGAAGGTTCCTTGGCAGCGCCCCTTGAGACACTGGTCAAACTGCAAGCGCGGGGGCTGATTCGCCATATTGGATTGAGTAACGTGACAGCAAAACAGGTCGCCGATGCCCAAAAAATCACCCCCATTGCCTGCGTACAGAACTTGTATAATCTGGCAAATCGCGATGATGACGCACTTGTCGACAAGCTCGCTGCACAGAATATCGCTTGGGTTCCTTTTTTCCCGCTTGGTGGCTTCACACCATTACAGTCGACACAACTCAGCGAAGTCGCACAGTCACTCGGGGCCACACCAATGCAGGTTGCACTTGCCTGGTTGCTGCAACGTTCTCCAAATATCATGCTCATCACTGGCACGTCATCACCGCAACATTTACAGGAGAACCTGGCCAGTGCTGAATTGATACTCTCAGCTGAGGTGGTGGAAAAGCTAAATAGCATTGGCTAA